The proteins below are encoded in one region of Aulosira sp. FACHB-615:
- a CDS encoding peroxiredoxin: MALRLGDTVPNFTQASTHGDIDFYEWAGDSWVVLFSHPADFTPVCTTELGTVAKLKPEFDKRNVKAIALSVDDVESHKGWVGDIEETQSTTLNYPILADADRKVSDLYDMIHPNANAAVTVRSVFVIDPSKKLRLTFTYPPSTGRNFDELLRVIDSLQLTDNYSVATPADWKDGDKVVIVPSLKDPEVLKEKFPKGYEVVKPYLRLTPQPNK; encoded by the coding sequence ATGGCTCTCCGTCTTGGTGATACAGTACCAAACTTTACACAAGCTTCTACACATGGCGACATAGATTTTTACGAATGGGCTGGTGATAGCTGGGTGGTGCTGTTTTCTCACCCTGCTGACTTCACACCTGTTTGTACAACTGAATTAGGTACAGTTGCGAAACTCAAGCCAGAATTTGACAAGCGTAACGTGAAAGCGATCGCTCTCAGCGTTGATGATGTAGAATCTCACAAAGGCTGGGTAGGCGACATCGAAGAAACTCAAAGCACCACCCTTAATTACCCCATTTTGGCAGACGCAGATCGTAAAGTTTCCGACCTTTACGACATGATTCATCCCAACGCTAACGCAGCAGTAACAGTGCGTTCTGTGTTTGTAATTGATCCCAGCAAAAAACTGCGTCTCACCTTCACCTATCCTCCCAGCACTGGACGTAACTTTGATGAACTGTTGCGGGTAATTGATTCCTTACAACTCACCGATAACTACAGCGTAGCCACCCCAGCAGACTGGAAAGATGGTGATAAGGTTGTTATCGTCCCCTCCCTCAAAGACCCCGAAGTCTTAAAAGAAAAATTCCCCAAAGGTTACGAAGTAGTCAAACCCTATTTGCGGTTAACTCCTCAACCTAACAAGTAA
- a CDS encoding Uma2 family endonuclease — MLSDPLLLQMPASMQMTDEQFFDFCQVNRDLRIEMNQFGEISIMPPTGSETGYRGGNIFGQLWVWSEKDGTGICFDSSTGFTLSTGAKRSPDASWMKLERWNALSSEQQQRFAPICPDFVIELRSPSDNLQPLKDKMAEYMQEPGVQLGFLIDRKHRQVYIYRPHQPEECLENPETVSADPVLPGFSLNMSKIW, encoded by the coding sequence ATGCTTTCAGATCCCTTATTACTTCAAATGCCAGCATCAATGCAAATGACAGATGAACAATTCTTTGATTTCTGTCAAGTCAACCGTGACTTACGCATTGAAATGAATCAATTCGGAGAAATTTCCATTATGCCACCTACAGGTTCAGAGACAGGGTATCGAGGAGGTAATATATTCGGACAGTTATGGGTGTGGTCAGAAAAAGACGGTACAGGTATTTGTTTTGACTCCAGTACAGGCTTCACATTATCCACGGGTGCAAAACGCTCTCCTGATGCTTCCTGGATGAAATTAGAACGGTGGAATGCTTTATCATCTGAACAACAACAAAGATTTGCACCGATTTGTCCTGATTTTGTCATTGAATTGCGATCGCCTAGCGATAATCTCCAACCCCTCAAAGATAAAATGGCAGAATATATGCAAGAGCCAGGGGTACAGTTAGGTTTTTTAATCGACCGCAAACACCGCCAAGTTTATATTTATCGTCCTCATCAACCAGAAGAATGTTTAGAAAATCCTGAGACAGTTAGCGCAGATCCAGTTTTACCAGGATTTTCCTTGAATATGTCTAAAATTTGGTAG
- a CDS encoding substrate-binding domain-containing protein — translation MKSKKSQFNRRKQVFTSVTIIAAALGLTYAPIPGLQQTVVIVSGTELQEPLQQLEAKFEQANPNIKLELKFQGSQDMVNNYVDQKNDFKPAVLIPANGEILTELSDRLRSTTQTEPFYETPQPLAKTLLVGIAWPERGKVLFPNGRFQWSKLEQAMQAGNWGKVGGSSNWGSFDFVTTDPTRSNSGQLTLNLWTQSKLGGVINADSFNNSSVQELFSLIKKSVYQPPRSTDILLQEFIVRGANDADVATVYESVALYRWQQSAASKGKPYQVYYLDPSIETTATAAIVRRDVDAGTAKAAKQFLDFLTQPEQQAVFVRYGFRPVNHNIDLKTVPNSPWNQNIPGVEVKPSVKILPPADSKTITEIQRQWERTN, via the coding sequence ATGAAAAGCAAAAAATCTCAATTCAACCGCAGAAAACAAGTTTTTACTTCTGTAACTATTATCGCAGCTGCATTAGGTTTAACCTACGCGCCAATTCCTGGTTTACAGCAAACAGTGGTCATTGTTAGCGGGACAGAATTACAAGAACCACTGCAACAACTAGAAGCTAAATTTGAGCAAGCAAACCCTAATATCAAGTTAGAACTCAAATTTCAGGGTTCACAAGATATGGTGAACAATTATGTTGACCAGAAAAATGATTTTAAACCTGCGGTGTTAATTCCAGCCAATGGAGAAATTTTAACAGAATTAAGCGATCGCCTCCGCAGCACCACCCAAACCGAACCCTTTTATGAAACTCCTCAACCACTGGCTAAAACCTTACTTGTAGGTATTGCTTGGCCAGAACGGGGTAAAGTCCTTTTTCCCAATGGACGCTTTCAATGGTCAAAACTAGAACAAGCAATGCAAGCTGGTAACTGGGGAAAAGTTGGCGGTTCAAGTAACTGGGGTAGTTTTGATTTTGTCACCACCGACCCCACGCGGTCTAATAGCGGTCAGTTAACTTTGAACTTGTGGACACAATCAAAATTAGGTGGTGTTATTAACGCCGATAGTTTTAATAATTCCTCAGTCCAAGAACTATTTAGTTTAATCAAAAAATCAGTTTATCAACCGCCTCGTTCTACAGATATTCTTCTACAAGAATTTATTGTTAGAGGTGCTAATGATGCTGATGTCGCTACTGTCTATGAAAGTGTAGCTTTATATCGTTGGCAACAATCAGCCGCCAGTAAAGGCAAACCATACCAAGTTTATTATTTAGACCCATCAATTGAAACTACCGCCACCGCCGCCATTGTCCGACGAGACGTAGACGCAGGGACAGCAAAAGCCGCCAAACAATTTTTAGACTTTCTCACCCAACCAGAACAACAAGCAGTATTTGTGCGGTATGGTTTTCGTCCGGTAAATCATAATATTGATTTAAAGACTGTGCCGAATAGTCCGTGGAATCAAAATATTCCTGGCGTAGAAGTTAAGCCGAGTGTGAAAATTCTTCCACCAGCAGATAGTAAAACAATTACAGAAATTCAACGTCAATGGGAAAGGACGAATTAA
- a CDS encoding NB-ARC domain-containing protein: MSNSLKASTTGLGIVDKARKRLGWTKTSTARWWQDAHTSRATLRRFWQGDRIQQEIFIAICQAVDINDWQSIAEMPNADFEEVSTQYLDWDEAPDVESFYGRNQELTQLEEWIVAHRCKLIIITGIAGIGKTALALALADYLQLQFDGLIWKTLYSAPSLVSLLDGLLHTFKQTPVDDIPSDTAKLIHHLQQRRYLLILDGWDESEKHYHQFIQQLSRAHHQSCIILTSRQQPNIIESNTKTVRSLTLTGLPKDDAIKLLQAQQSVVKISLPSPQSPVPSTQFTGKEIGLSPLIQLYRGNPLALKLVTPLIQSVFGGNIAAFLSQNTIVIGDRLRGIFKQQFEQLCDLEQSILYWLAIWQQPISFSRLQTHLLISLDPATILDAIVSLERRSLLEKWICSDAPAFTLQPLVMKIVTDELVERATQEIILVMQSQDIADFKVLRTHWLLRPGSDDIVGDRILHQIQEKLWQIYGANLVQNLQQILLLLNDKSPLAIGYIACNITTIIKRLG; encoded by the coding sequence ATGTCAAACTCGCTCAAAGCATCAACAACTGGACTGGGAATTGTAGACAAGGCGCGAAAACGTCTTGGTTGGACGAAAACTAGTACGGCGCGTTGGTGGCAAGATGCTCACACTTCTAGAGCTACTTTACGGCGATTTTGGCAGGGCGATCGCATTCAACAAGAAATTTTTATCGCTATCTGTCAGGCTGTTGACATTAACGATTGGCAAAGTATCGCAGAAATGCCTAACGCAGACTTCGAGGAAGTCTCTACACAATACCTCGACTGGGATGAAGCACCTGATGTTGAAAGTTTTTACGGACGTAATCAAGAATTAACTCAGTTAGAAGAATGGATTGTAGCCCATCGCTGTAAACTAATCATCATCACAGGGATTGCTGGCATTGGTAAAACGGCTCTAGCTCTGGCTTTGGCTGATTATCTTCAGTTACAATTTGATGGCTTAATTTGGAAAACGCTTTATTCCGCGCCATCCCTGGTTTCGCTGTTAGATGGACTTCTCCACACCTTTAAGCAAACTCCGGTTGATGATATTCCCTCAGATACCGCAAAACTCATTCACCATCTGCAACAGCGTCGGTATTTATTAATACTTGATGGATGGGATGAATCAGAAAAACACTATCATCAATTTATCCAGCAATTAAGCCGCGCTCATCATCAAAGTTGCATTATCCTCACCAGTCGTCAGCAACCAAACATTATTGAATCGAATACAAAAACAGTTCGCAGTCTCACGTTAACAGGATTACCAAAAGACGATGCCATCAAACTATTACAGGCTCAACAATCAGTAGTCAAAATTTCTCTTCCCAGTCCCCAGTCCCCAGTCCCTAGTACCCAATTCACAGGTAAGGAAATCGGACTATCACCCTTAATTCAACTTTATCGCGGCAATCCTTTGGCACTCAAACTAGTTACGCCATTGATTCAGTCGGTGTTTGGTGGGAATATTGCGGCTTTTCTGAGTCAAAATACGATAGTAATTGGCGATCGCTTGCGTGGTATCTTCAAGCAACAGTTTGAGCAACTGTGTGATTTAGAACAAAGTATTCTCTATTGGTTAGCAATTTGGCAACAACCAATTTCTTTTAGCCGCTTGCAAACTCATTTACTCATTTCTCTCGACCCAGCTACAATTTTAGATGCTATTGTCAGCTTAGAAAGGCGATCGCTTTTAGAAAAATGGATTTGTAGTGATGCACCAGCTTTTACCTTACAACCACTGGTGATGAAAATTGTCACCGATGAATTAGTAGAACGTGCAACTCAAGAGATAATTCTGGTAATGCAGAGTCAAGATATCGCTGATTTTAAAGTGCTGCGAACCCATTGGTTATTGCGTCCTGGTAGTGATGATATTGTAGGTGATCGCATTTTGCATCAAATACAAGAAAAACTCTGGCAGATTTATGGAGCAAATCTCGTACAAAATCTCCAGCAAATTCTATTACTTTTAAATGATAAATCCCCTTTAGCAATTGGTTATATTGCTTGTAATATCACAACCATTATTAAACGATTAGGATAG
- the dcm gene encoding DNA (cytosine-5-)-methyltransferase: MTICIIAILLSLYVLISIKMALSIRSARQLRRMRQRDLAVAVGISVRELMEFERGLTFPSKNLLYRISDYLNMDAEQLLVAQNELCKNPLTGEGYVTACPENITKISRKRQPDLTKKPVLDLFCGVGGFSFGFEMCELFEVVAGIDILSDRLQTFSYNHETANAYGQDIRTISTEVLETENPRPFVIIGGSPCQGFSSIRPFRNIERNDPRNNLVEEFCRIVHDLQPEWLVFENVVGLLTYHNRQNLQAIIQTFEEIGYRTSYKVLNAAYYGLPQRRERLIIIGNKRGKPYKWTEPTHWCEHRSMAGKQECVLKPPEKLFAKDLKTAVTINEAIHDLPQVEAGKHAVVYRDDINPTEYEIFIRNGAQQLKLHEATAHSPRMLEIIRQAGTNIYALPEGTVTSGFSSCYSRLNGNEPSVTLTVNFVHPASNRCIHPYQDRGLTPREGARLQGFFDTFEFIGTRSQIVKQIGNAVPPLLGSIIAQGILESD, translated from the coding sequence ATGACTATATGTATCATCGCTATATTATTAAGTTTGTATGTTCTAATCAGTATTAAGATGGCTTTAAGTATCCGATCAGCAAGGCAACTTCGTAGAATGCGACAGCGTGATCTAGCTGTTGCTGTTGGGATTTCCGTGCGGGAGTTAATGGAATTTGAACGGGGACTTACATTTCCCTCTAAAAATTTGCTTTATCGGATATCTGATTATCTGAATATGGATGCCGAGCAACTATTAGTTGCTCAAAATGAACTCTGTAAAAATCCCTTGACAGGTGAAGGATACGTCACAGCTTGCCCTGAGAACATAACAAAAATTTCACGTAAGAGACAGCCTGATCTGACAAAAAAACCTGTTCTTGACCTGTTTTGTGGAGTTGGAGGATTCTCATTTGGATTTGAGATGTGTGAGTTGTTTGAGGTGGTTGCAGGCATCGATATTCTTAGTGATCGATTACAAACTTTTTCATATAATCATGAGACTGCTAATGCTTATGGACAAGATATCCGCACTATTTCAACTGAGGTTTTAGAAACTGAGAATCCTCGTCCCTTCGTCATTATAGGTGGTTCACCATGCCAGGGTTTTTCATCTATTCGTCCGTTTCGGAACATAGAACGAAATGACCCAAGAAACAATCTAGTAGAAGAATTTTGTCGCATAGTTCATGATTTACAGCCAGAATGGTTAGTTTTTGAGAATGTGGTTGGTTTACTTACTTATCACAATAGACAAAATTTACAAGCTATTATACAAACTTTTGAGGAAATAGGTTATAGAACAAGCTATAAAGTGCTAAATGCTGCTTATTATGGATTACCACAGCGTCGTGAACGTTTAATCATAATTGGCAATAAACGAGGTAAACCATACAAATGGACTGAGCCTACACATTGGTGCGAACATCGAAGCATGGCTGGAAAACAAGAATGTGTTCTTAAACCGCCAGAAAAGCTATTTGCTAAAGATTTAAAGACTGCTGTCACTATAAATGAAGCAATTCATGATCTCCCCCAAGTTGAAGCTGGAAAACACGCTGTTGTCTATCGGGACGATATTAACCCTACGGAGTATGAAATTTTTATTCGTAATGGAGCACAGCAGTTAAAACTGCATGAAGCAACTGCACATTCTCCTCGAATGTTAGAAATAATTAGGCAAGCAGGAACAAATATTTACGCTTTGCCTGAAGGAACGGTTACAAGTGGCTTTAGCTCATGCTACAGTCGGTTAAATGGAAATGAGCCTAGTGTAACCTTAACCGTAAATTTTGTTCATCCGGCTTCAAATCGTTGTATTCATCCCTATCAAGATCGTGGCTTAACGCCAAGAGAAGGTGCACGCTTGCAAGGTTTTTTTGATACTTTTGAATTTATTGGTACACGATCTCAAATTGTTAAACAGATTGGGAACGCTGTGCCACCCCTATTAGGAAGTATCATAGCGCAAGGCATATTAGAAAGTGACTAA
- a CDS encoding PIN domain-containing protein, with protein sequence MTISLRTISILIFGITDFEDAVQIACAIAQNLDAIVTRDTKFAGVSIPVLSVSQILQQLSLSQNRDDLLS encoded by the coding sequence ATGACTATAAGTCTACGGACTATAAGTATCTTAATTTTTGGTATTACAGATTTTGAAGATGCTGTACAAATTGCTTGTGCGATCGCTCAAAATTTAGATGCAATTGTGACTCGTGATACTAAATTTGCAGGTGTTTCGATCCCTGTATTGTCTGTGAGTCAGATATTACAACAGCTCTCTTTAAGTCAAAATAGAGACGATTTGCTCAGTTAA
- a CDS encoding helix-turn-helix domain-containing protein, producing MTQPNKKKVILMLFGERVRALRQTCGLSQEALALAAGLDRTYIGGVERGERNISLINIQKIAHALDVSAAELLQFEQEVE from the coding sequence ATGACGCAGCCTAACAAAAAGAAAGTGATTTTAATGCTTTTTGGAGAACGTGTACGTGCTCTCCGTCAAACTTGTGGTCTTTCACAAGAAGCTTTAGCACTTGCAGCAGGACTAGATAGAACCTATATAGGTGGTGTTGAGAGAGGTGAACGTAACATCAGTCTGATTAACATTCAAAAAATTGCTCATGCTCTTGATGTCTCAGCTGCTGAATTGTTGCAGTTTGAACAGGAGGTAGAGTGA
- a CDS encoding VWA domain-containing protein has protein sequence MVFQRSRFATHLVVISALVFMTGCNTDPNSENNFTGLTVKLLVGSALGDFCNQAAKNFNTTQPKLDNGTAFQVKCESLGSGDVVTKVVALAEQLQKGTVQADAADFPTIISLDGDIYHSQLIYRMNQLFPGKNYIPEITESSLVANTPMVFMAQADIASGLRKVADPYKALVTAKTHRDIDPTSPPVTVHYVHSAPTRSNSGLQTLVAQYASVSGKRPEEITVADVQQFQPQIQQIQSKITRYGVSTNSLAQAMVKNGPFWASVGSVYESSVIVANSGLATGQQRYQAVYPKATFTSNMRAIIPNAPWVSADEKAAAEKFITYWRSPETQKIAPDLGLRPGTPGVALGAKFSPDFGVEPQAKYDSLRPPKPEVVDAMLKSWQELAKKPSLVVVVVDSSGSMSGDKLPAVQNTLQNYIKNLGPKEQIALIDFDSIIRPPVLVDGTPQGRDRGWQFINELRADGGTKLYDAALEARNWLQKNLRQDAINAVLILTDGEDAGSKIRLNELEAELKKSGFATDQRISFFTIGYGKEGEFKPDVLKAIAELNGGYYSQGNPETISQVMSNLQVEF, from the coding sequence ATGGTTTTTCAAAGGTCGCGGTTCGCCACTCATCTTGTAGTAATCTCTGCTTTAGTGTTCATGACGGGATGTAACACTGACCCAAATTCCGAGAATAATTTTACCGGGTTAACAGTCAAGTTACTGGTTGGTAGTGCTTTGGGTGACTTTTGTAATCAAGCGGCGAAAAATTTTAATACGACTCAACCAAAGCTAGATAATGGTACAGCTTTTCAAGTGAAATGCGAGTCTTTGGGTAGTGGCGATGTCGTGACCAAGGTAGTGGCTTTAGCAGAACAGTTGCAAAAGGGGACAGTACAAGCCGACGCAGCAGATTTTCCCACAATTATTTCTCTGGATGGTGACATATATCACAGTCAGTTAATTTACCGGATGAATCAACTGTTTCCGGGGAAAAATTACATCCCAGAAATCACAGAGTCGTCACTGGTTGCGAACACACCAATGGTATTTATGGCGCAAGCTGATATCGCCAGTGGTTTGCGGAAGGTTGCAGATCCTTATAAAGCTTTGGTGACGGCTAAAACTCACCGTGATATTGACCCAACTTCGCCACCTGTGACAGTTCATTATGTACATTCTGCCCCGACTCGTTCTAATTCTGGACTGCAAACATTGGTAGCTCAATACGCCAGTGTATCAGGTAAGCGTCCTGAAGAAATCACAGTGGCGGATGTGCAGCAATTTCAACCCCAAATTCAGCAAATTCAAAGCAAGATTACTCGTTACGGGGTTTCGACTAATTCTCTCGCCCAAGCAATGGTGAAGAATGGGCCTTTTTGGGCTTCCGTTGGTTCAGTATATGAATCGAGTGTAATTGTGGCTAATTCTGGTTTAGCGACAGGACAGCAACGTTATCAAGCAGTTTATCCCAAAGCTACTTTTACTTCTAATATGCGGGCGATTATCCCGAATGCACCTTGGGTCAGCGCCGATGAAAAGGCGGCTGCGGAAAAGTTTATCACTTATTGGCGATCGCCAGAAACACAAAAAATTGCCCCCGATTTGGGTTTACGTCCCGGAACTCCTGGTGTAGCTTTGGGTGCTAAGTTCAGTCCCGACTTTGGTGTAGAACCCCAAGCTAAATATGATTCACTGCGTCCACCAAAGCCAGAAGTTGTCGATGCAATGTTGAAATCTTGGCAAGAATTGGCAAAAAAACCTTCTTTAGTGGTGGTTGTTGTTGATTCTTCTGGTTCCATGTCGGGTGATAAATTACCAGCAGTCCAAAATACTTTACAAAACTATATTAAGAACTTGGGGCCAAAAGAGCAAATTGCCTTGATTGATTTTGACTCAATAATTCGTCCACCTGTATTAGTTGATGGTACACCCCAAGGACGCGATCGCGGTTGGCAATTCATCAATGAACTTCGGGCTGATGGCGGGACAAAATTATATGATGCGGCTTTAGAAGCAAGAAATTGGCTACAAAAAAATCTGCGTCAAGATGCCATTAACGCTGTGTTGATATTAACTGATGGTGAAGATGCTGGTTCAAAGATTAGATTAAATGAGTTAGAAGCAGAATTGAAAAAAAGCGGTTTTGCAACTGACCAAAGAATTAGCTTTTTTACGATTGGCTATGGTAAGGAAGGTGAATTTAAACCAGATGTTTTAAAAGCAATTGCCGAGTTAAATGGAGGATATTATTCTCAAGGCAATCCTGAGACAATTTCGCAGGTCATGTCAAACTTACAGGTGGAGTTTTAA
- a CDS encoding CHAT domain-containing protein, with product MSALIIFATISQMTQPVALIPNSYQVAIQNVTAPITETLLSANPQQTLEEGMQLYRSENFSEAAKLFQQAVGGFQAQADYLNQALALNYLALAEQQIGQLPQAQKAIADSLALLKIAAQRNSSDYLSILAQAWNTQGQIQLASGHSQEALTSWEQATAIYTKLGDDAGKIGSQLNQTQALQALGLYRRARITLIQVNELLEKQPTSPLKVMGLLNLGNTLRLMGDLTQKNAEGTVIENLGSLQVLEKSLSLAAQVYPQLIPDIHLSLGNTAQALSLGQNPEEKSQRLADALDYYTKATLAKSPLTRLQAKLNQMRLLMDQQKWQQVQSLLPEIHQQLDAVPANRTTIYARIHFAQSLTCLKQLTEPMRMGMNANCPKNEILADGSFSNVKNLETVQLTGENVEWKAIAQMIASAVDQAKILKDRRAEAYALGALGNLYEQTHQWQEAQQLTQEALKLAEGIGAADIAYRWHWQLGRILTAPDNPRRNEQAAIAAYTKAVNILKLLRSDLVAINREVQFSFQEGVEPVYRELVSLLLQNSPYQEDSAASQENLKTARDVIESLQLAELDNFFRTACLDAKPVQIDEIDPKAAVIYPIILRDRLEVIVSLPNKAQNQKQNLLLRPKPIPVSQTEVEKTIQELRAKLVTRSTREFLPISQKVYNWLIKDIEPQLQAHKVENLVFVLDGALRSVPMAALHDGKEYLIQKGYNIALTPGLHLLPTRSLSREKPRTIAAGITEAIGNFEGLPSVAEEINSIKQQVPARVLLDSQFTKIALEKIIKSFGASVVHLATHGQFTSNAEDTFILTWKDSQTKDLTLVGDRVNVNELSSLLQTRENSQRNAIELLVLSACQTATGDKRAGLGIAGFALRSGARSTLATLWSVDDQGTAMIMGEFYKQFANSKETKAEALKRAQLLLLADPNYRHPFYWSPYVLVGNWL from the coding sequence ATGTCTGCACTAATTATTTTTGCGACAATATCACAAATGACTCAGCCAGTTGCCCTGATTCCTAACTCTTACCAAGTGGCGATACAAAATGTGACTGCACCCATCACAGAAACTCTGTTGTCAGCAAATCCCCAACAAACTTTAGAAGAAGGGATGCAACTTTACCGAAGTGAGAATTTTAGCGAAGCGGCTAAATTGTTTCAGCAAGCGGTGGGAGGTTTTCAAGCACAAGCAGATTATCTCAATCAAGCCCTAGCCTTAAATTATCTGGCATTGGCAGAACAGCAAATTGGACAATTACCCCAAGCGCAAAAAGCGATCGCTGACAGTTTAGCACTATTAAAAATAGCGGCGCAAAGAAATTCGTCAGACTATTTATCAATACTTGCCCAAGCTTGGAACACTCAAGGACAAATACAATTAGCATCAGGACATTCCCAAGAAGCATTAACCAGTTGGGAGCAAGCAACAGCTATTTATACTAAATTGGGTGATGATGCGGGGAAAATTGGTAGCCAACTAAATCAAACGCAAGCATTACAAGCATTAGGATTATATCGTCGGGCAAGAATTACTTTAATTCAGGTAAATGAATTACTCGAAAAACAACCAACTTCTCCCCTAAAAGTGATGGGACTACTGAATTTAGGTAATACTTTGCGGTTGATGGGTGATTTAACTCAAAAAAATGCTGAGGGAACAGTAATAGAAAACCTTGGTTCTTTGCAAGTATTAGAGAAAAGTTTATCCCTAGCTGCACAAGTATATCCACAATTAATACCCGACATTCATTTGAGTTTAGGAAACACTGCTCAAGCTTTAAGTTTAGGGCAGAATCCTGAAGAGAAAAGCCAAAGACTTGCCGATGCTTTAGATTATTACACTAAAGCTACCCTAGCTAAATCACCGTTAACTCGGTTACAGGCAAAACTGAATCAAATGCGCCTATTAATGGATCAGCAAAAATGGCAGCAAGTCCAAAGTTTGTTGCCAGAAATTCACCAACAACTAGATGCTGTACCAGCAAATCGCACAACTATATATGCGCGGATTCACTTTGCTCAGAGTTTGACTTGTTTGAAACAGCTAACTGAACCTATGAGGATGGGAATGAATGCTAATTGTCCCAAAAATGAGATATTAGCCGATGGGAGTTTCAGTAATGTCAAAAACCTCGAAACTGTGCAATTAACCGGGGAAAATGTAGAATGGAAAGCGATCGCGCAAATGATTGCCAGTGCAGTTGACCAAGCTAAAATCCTCAAGGATAGGCGTGCAGAAGCTTATGCTTTAGGGGCATTAGGTAATTTATACGAGCAAACTCACCAGTGGCAAGAAGCCCAACAATTGACTCAGGAAGCTTTAAAATTGGCTGAAGGAATTGGTGCTGCTGATATTGCTTATCGTTGGCATTGGCAATTAGGCAGGATTCTCACAGCGCCAGATAATCCGCGACGTAACGAACAAGCGGCGATCGCAGCTTACACCAAAGCGGTGAATATTCTCAAATTATTGCGGAGTGATTTAGTAGCGATTAACCGGGAAGTCCAATTCTCCTTTCAAGAGGGAGTAGAACCGGTTTATCGGGAACTCGTGAGTTTATTGCTGCAAAATTCGCCCTATCAAGAAGATTCCGCAGCCAGTCAAGAAAATCTCAAAACTGCTAGGGATGTTATTGAATCACTGCAATTAGCGGAGTTAGATAACTTTTTTCGCACAGCTTGTTTAGATGCTAAACCTGTGCAGATTGACGAAATTGATCCTAAAGCCGCAGTCATTTATCCGATTATTTTACGCGATCGCTTAGAGGTAATTGTTTCTTTACCTAACAAAGCTCAAAACCAAAAACAAAACTTATTATTACGCCCCAAACCCATTCCAGTTTCTCAAACCGAAGTAGAAAAGACCATTCAAGAATTACGGGCAAAATTGGTGACACGTTCAACGCGGGAATTTTTGCCGATTTCCCAAAAAGTTTATAACTGGTTGATTAAAGATATCGAACCCCAATTGCAAGCACACAAAGTAGAAAACCTGGTGTTTGTCTTAGATGGCGCATTGCGGAGTGTCCCAATGGCCGCACTTCATGATGGAAAAGAATATTTGATTCAGAAAGGCTATAACATTGCACTCACACCAGGGTTACACCTATTACCGACTCGTTCTTTAAGCAGAGAAAAACCGCGCACTATTGCAGCCGGAATCACAGAAGCCATCGGTAACTTTGAAGGACTACCCAGTGTTGCAGAAGAGATTAACTCTATTAAACAACAAGTACCAGCGCGAGTCCTGCTAGATAGTCAATTTACTAAAATTGCCTTAGAAAAAATCATCAAGTCATTTGGCGCATCGGTAGTTCATCTGGCGACACATGGTCAATTTACTTCTAACGCCGAAGATACCTTTATTTTGACTTGGAAAGATTCGCAAACTAAAGACCTCACCTTAGTCGGCGATCGCGTCAATGTTAACGAATTAAGTTCATTATTGCAAACTAGAGAGAATAGCCAAAGAAATGCGATCGAGCTATTAGTTTTGAGTGCTTGTCAAACCGCTACTGGCGATAAACGGGCTGGTTTAGGAATTGCTGGATTTGCACTGCGTTCTGGGGCGCGTAGTACATTAGCAACATTATGGAGTGTTGATGATCAAGGTACTGCCATGATTATGGGAGAGTTTTATAAACAGTTTGCTAATAGCAAAGAGACTAAAGCAGAAGCTTTAAAACGCGCTCAACTTCTGCTTTTAGCAGACCCTAATTATAGGCATCCTTTTTATTGGTCTCCTTACGTTTTAGTAGGTAATTGGCTATAA